The genomic region acccttaCTCCAGTAACAAAAGTTCTGAACTTCATGAATAACATACAAAGACAAACAAAATCCAgatctaaaaaaccataaaatatTATAGAGTCGTGAAAAGAAATAATCGAAAAAAACTTGACCAGAAGTAAACTAAGAGtagaagttttaattttttaattttattttaatttttaaataattaaaattcaattactaAAAATTAGACAGTTACTTGCGTCTGCCTCTTTGTTTTTCCCTTTCTTAGATGGGAAATCCATTTTTAGTAATTTGTAGGGATTTATTGATTATTGAcaaatgaattaaaattttttagttttggTAACATAAATTAAATCTTATCCATCTAAATATTTGTTACATGTGATATATGGAATTACATCCATTGAAGTGATTAGTGAAAGAAGATTTTTTTTAGTAGATGAAGTGAAATAAGTTTAATATGATAATTGATACacctgaattgaattgaataaaTAAGTAGATAATNNNNNNNNNNNNNNNNNNNNNNNNNNNNNNNNNNNNNNNNNNNNNNNNNNGGTGATCATTAAAATAATCAAACATTTtactgtaaaataaaaaataatcaatttttttataataaatttctaCCGATTAGAGACTAATAGTCCAAAAATCCACCAAACAGTACTCTTTAAGGGAATCAGAACCGAAGTTGGGTGCATCAgtgaaaaaaatatacaaaattaactTGGTCATACAATATAGTGtttatgtattaaaaataatGATTTTAAATCACTTTGAAAGTATTATGTATTTAcaataattttgacaaaaatactaGTGCCATTGCATTAATTAAATAAtctgtcaaaatatttttcaaaagggaaaaaatttgatattttaaagtatttgttggttTCTAATACCAAGAATGTAataattaattatgttttaataactattactaatttaattatgaTATAATTAAACAAggagtaaattattattttttactataaAAAATTTAGACACTAATAAAATTAACCATAAAAAACTTAAACTAATCTTatacttataaaaaataaattcttttaaacaaaaatattctATCGTTAAATTTTTattgactttttaaaaaaaacaCCTTAAATTCTAAAATTATCCCTCTATCATCATCTTTAACCTATCCAAACCCTAACTGtttttaataacataaaaaaaaataatacaaaattcATTTTTAAACTCATAACCATCAATACTAAGCtactcttgttctcttctctttcacgTTTACACTTACAAATAACACCACAAACCTAAAACCAATCAATTCCACCACAATTGACATAATCAACAGTTATAACTTATAACATTGTCAAATTTGacgatttaaattaatttaaaaaacaaaaaacaccaAAACATATACAGATCCAAACATttcaaaacataaaataaatccTAGCACGATAATTGCATAATCCAAAAACTGAACGCACTacaaaaaatatcattaaaatcgACGGCCAAATCGACGACAAAACGgtcaataatattaaaaattaacggCAAAATCGATGGTGAAGCGGTTGCTTTTAAATTTGTCGATTTTTCAACATTCTAATGAAATCAACGACTTATCGTACTGTCAATAATAtttcaataaaatcgacaactTTTTCATCTATAATATGAGTTTAAGATTTTTTACCTATTTTGTAAAATGGATAAGCTTGcggtatataatattatataaaatcaacAATGCGTTTGACGACATTTGATTcattaaaattgacaaaataactgtcgatttaattattaaaataccgACAAGTTTATcgtctatattttattttcttttgtctattttaaatttaaaaattgacaGCAGTGCCATCGATTTTAataaacatattttttaattatttttttatttagaaaatagtagacaattaatgcaaataaacttttaaatatagaaataaaatttatactaaatattagataacagggtaaataaatttttaaatataaaaataaaatttatactaaatattagataatgagCTTACAAAcctatcaaaataattaataaataatcctCTAACATAAAGATTCAAGACAATAAATAACTAAATTGATTAGACTTATATTCGTCTAAATTGCAAttcactaataatacaaaatatttaaagtaaaataaataactcTACTCGTCTAAATAGTCTTCATCTAAGTCGTCATTAAGATCGTCAAAATCATCCTCCATCTGTAGCTATCCTCAAAAAACTCATGCATATACGATGGTCTTTCTTTCAAGCGGTTGATTCTACATAATGtaagtaataataaaaaaaaattgatattattgtcAAGATATATAGTATAAAGTCATAGATTACACATAAAAtgtgaaaaattttcaagataaAACTAAATAGATATATCaaattgccaatgagttatagctcaaatggcatagtcttcccatactcaatttctatctttggtaaaaaaaaaaaaaaaaaaagatatatcaAATTAACATAGGTGTTGAAACTAACGTCAGGGAACTTTCAAGGACCTACATCGGATTACTACCTAAAATAGAAAACAATGTAGATAAAACTAAATAGATATATCAAAATCCTCTTAATTAAACCTATATAGATATAGACTAATAATGTTCAAATTctacaacataaaaaattcatATCTCTGAATTCTGCATTGTCCAACACATTCTAAGAGGCAATATATCGAATAGAAAGAAATCAAAACTCCATAACCACAACATTCACTTCATTTGCATCAACGCCCAAACCAACATTATCCCCCCGTATCAAATAACAACTTCAATAAAGTGTGGTTATATTTTTGTACAATCTTTAAAACTCAATAGTTAAGAAGATATTTCAGActgaattattaaaattatttatatcttTTGTATTCAATGTCAAGAACGCCAAGCTTAAGAAGATATTGAGCTTTTCTTTTGGTAGCCAAAAACTGAAAGACTCTGCTGTCAAGAACAAAATCAGTTTTATTATCTTTGTTAAGATCAGTTAGAAGCACTCTGATTTCTGATTTTGTGCACAATTTTAGGTCCTTGCATCTAATCTGAAAGCACTCACCACAACCAGCACCATTTTTGAATATAGAAGGAACAACAGCTGCAAGGTTTCCAGCACTTAACGACAGTGCCAATTCACCATAATCACACGCCCCagctacaataataataataataatgtgagTTCTCTCGTAGGTATTGGTGGCTATTTATAACTATAATTTGACTGGCCAATAGCATCCTTACATGTGGTGTATGAGATAATTACTAGAAGTGTTAATCATTAGGTTGAGTGAGGCTGTGTTTAATGTAATGTCAAAAGTAAATTTGCCTACCAAAACATAATATTTGTGATGTGGGTCATTGGGCTTGCTTACCAAAAGAGAACTTTGTattatcattttattattattattattattatttagtaatcaaagtaaataattattatgttaaaaaataatccaatcattcatactaaaataattcaaattttttgCATTAAGCTAAATATgttttcaaaattatttaattgattttaagttttataaatttaatttaatattttattacggACCCGACCCTCAGGTCCTACACTGAAACCGCCTCTGACCCGAATATCCGGGGTTGGCTCCATTCCCTTTCTCTAAAAGGTCCAAACCGGCCTCCACATCTTCTAATCAATACTCAAattcaaatacctcccttatattagctaaataagataagatgagataactTTCACTAGCTATATAAAGGGGAGCCATAAGCTCCCTCAGGTACGTCATTCATTCCACACActttatacctctcagatccattctgacttgagcgtcggagtgtctttgcagggtACCACCCCCTATTGCTCCAGTCCGATAATCCGGCGACCACCCCGACTCACAAGTCCGCGATCCATCTCACAACCCGTACCGGAGACACCTTGTACATTGGCGACCTCtgtggagaattgcaacatcgtGGCGGCATGGCGGATAACCTCGAGGAGCAATCCCCAAGCCACCACCACAACTCGCACACACAAAGCCCAACCCCCGAACACCAGGAGACCACCCCTTCTACCCATGGGAAGATAACGAGCACAGTACATTGCCAACCAACCCTGTCCCACCAACAACCAAAAGAAGACAACTGTCCGCTCCTTGAAAACCGGGACCCCGACGGCCTGGGAGAAAAAGCAGTCCAAATAATTCAAGAAATGTGCCTCCGAGTACAAGACCTCAAGGGCCGGGTTACAACTAAGGAACGGTATCACGCGGAATACGGAAGTCACGTGACTTCCAGAACCCGATCTCACCGCGAAACCAGGAACAACAGTTCTCCTGAATGGTGACACAGCAAGAGGCACGATCGCAGCGTTTTCCGAGACCCAGAACGTCGACGTGAAGAAGACGACCGACGGCACCACCAGAAAGCCAAGCGAGCAAGAAGCGAGCACGTGATAATGGGAGCCACCCCATTCACCGAAAGAATTTTAAGAGCCAAGCTTCCAAAGGGCTCAACAAGCCCACGGACATGAAATACGACAGGACCAAAGATCCCCAggaacacctaacggccttcgaggccaggatgaacctggaaggagccGCCAATGCGGTCCAATGCAGGACCTTTCCAGTAACTTTAGCCGGCCCCGCAATCAAGTGGTTCAATGCCCTCCCAAACAGCTCCAGAGTCAGCTTTCACGATATCTCCAGAAAGTTTATGGCTCCATTCACCACCAGAATCACCAAAGCCAAGCACCCCA from Arachis ipaensis cultivar K30076 chromosome B02, Araip1.1, whole genome shotgun sequence harbors:
- the LOC107627516 gene encoding uncharacterized protein LOC107627516, with protein sequence MKYDRTKDPQEHLTAFEARMNLEGAANAVQCRTFPVTLAGPAIKWFNALPNSSRVSFHDISRKFMAPFTTRITKAKHPISLFGITQRQEESMMKYLDRFNDECLTVDGLTDSVASLCLTNSLMNDDFRKYLTTKPV